The Symphalangus syndactylus isolate Jambi chromosome 8, NHGRI_mSymSyn1-v2.1_pri, whole genome shotgun sequence genome includes a window with the following:
- the ZDBF2 gene encoding DBF4-type zinc finger-containing protein 2 isoform X4, with protein MQKRQGYCSYCRVQYNNLEQHLFSAQHRSLTRQSRRQICTSSLMERFLQDVLQHHPYHCQESSSTQDETHVNTGSSSEVVHLDDAFSEEEEEDEDKVEDEDATEERPSEVSEPIEELHSRPRESQEGMQEVSVRPSVIQKLEKGQQQPLEFVHKIGAGVKKCNLVDIGQATNNGSNLVRPPVICNAPASCLPESSNDRPVTTNTTSLPPAAHLDSVSKCDPNKVEKYLEQPDGASRNPVLSSHVETSSFSYQKAKESNKKSLRMNSDKLVLWKDVKSQGKTLSAGLKFYERMGTKGSLRVKSPSKLAVNPNKTDMPFNKGIFEDTIAKNHEEFFSNMDCTQEEKHLIFNKTAFWEQKCSVSSEMKFDCSSLQSASDQPQETAQDFNLWKEERIDQEDNYESRGSEMSFDCSSSFHSLTDQSKVSAKEVNLSKEVRTDVQYKNNKSYVSKISSDCDDILHLVTNQSQMIVKEISLQNARHISLVDQSYESSSSETNFDCDASPQSTSDYPQQSVTEVNLPKEVHIGLVDKNYGSSSSEVSADSVFPLQSVVDRPPVAVTETKLWKKAHTGLVDNYGSSCSEASFDCDVSLESVVDHPQLTVKGRNLKGRQVHLKHKKRKPSSAKAHLDCDVSLGTVADESQRAVEKISLLKEKNADLMDMNCESHCPEMGFQADAQLADQSQVAEIEPQKVDVDLENKSVQSSSSSLSSDSPASLYHSAHDEPQEALDEVNLKELNIDMEVKSYDCSSSELTFDSDPPLLSVSEQSHLDAEGKERHIDLEDESCESDSSEITFDSDIPLYSVIEQPEVAVYEEETVDLESKSNESCVSEITFDSDIPLHSGNDHPEVAVKEVIQKEEYIHLERKNDEPSGSEISSDSHAPLHSVTNSPEVAVKKLNPQKEEQVHLENKENEPIDSEVSLDYNIIFHSMTRHSEDPIKEISLHTKEHMYLENKSVFETSLDSDVPLQSATHKPEVIVKETWLQREKHAEFQGRSTEFSGSKASLDSGVPHYSVTEPQVAVNKINRKKQYVLENKNDKCSGSEIILDSNVPPQSMTDQPQLAFLKEKHVNLKDKNSKSGDSKITFDSEQLQEAVKKIDQWKEEVISLKNKINEPSTYKLIHDPDVSVQSVADQPKVAIKHVNLGNENHMYLEVKNSQYSCSEMNLDSGFLGQSIVNRPQITILEQEHIELEGKHNQCCGSEISFDSDDPLQSVADRLRETVKEISLWKDEEVDMERRNEAKGFEIMYDSDVLQPQPEEVLKEVSLWKEHVDLENKIVKPTDSKIKFDSHELLQSVTNKIPGVNKEINLLREEHVCLDDKGYVPSDSEIIYVSNIPLQSVIKQPQILEEEHASLEDKSSNSCSPEESSDSNDSFQVAADELQKPVKEINLWKEDHIYLEDKSYKLGDFDVSYASHIPVQFVTDQSSVPVKEINLQKKDHNDLESKNCEVCGSEIKCHSCVHLQSEVDQPQVSYKEADLQKEEHVVMEEKTDEPSDSEMMYDSDVPFQIVVNQFPGSVKETHLPKVVLVNLVPSDSDYEVISDDIPLQLVTDPPQLTIKDINCINTECIDIEDKSCDFFGSEVRCSCKASTPSMTNQCKETFKIINRKKDYIILGEPSCQSCGSEMNFNVDASDQSMTYESQGPDEKMVKYIDSEDKTCGYNGSKGKFNLEDTSHRTTHRLQKAHKEANLQKDPRNAGLKGKSCQSSASAVDFGASSKSALHRRADKKKRSKLKHRDLEVSCEPDGFEMNFQCAPPLLSDTDEPQETVKKRHPCKKVSFDLKEKNRDSQSSSVPKIGSVRNLKKAKDVIEDNPDEPVLEALPHVPPSFVGKTWSQIMREDDIKINALVKEFREGRFHCYFDDDCETKKVSSKGKKKVTWADLQGKEDTAPTQAVSESDDIVCGISDIDDLSVALDKPCHRHPPAERPPKQKWRVASQCQTAKISHSTQTSYKNYPVMKRKIIRQEEDPPKRATKTPVQEIMMLMDKALLQHL; from the exons TTCAACACAAGATGAGACACATGTGAATACTGGGTCATCATCTGAAGTGGTGCATTTGGATGATGCTTTTtctgaagaagaggaagaggatgagGATAAGGTTGAGGATGAGGATGCTACCGAAGAGAGACCTTCCGAGGTTTCAGAACCTATTGAAGAGTTACATTCCAGACCTCGTGAATCTCAGGAAGGCATGCAGGAGGTTTCAGTTCGACCATCAGTTATTCAAAAACTGGAGAAGGGACAGCAGCAGCCCTTGGAGTTTGTTCATAAAATTGGGGCCGGTGTGAAAAAATGTAACCTAGTAGATATTGGTCAGGCTACAAATAATGGAAGCAACCTGGTACGCCCCCCAGTGATTTGTAATGCTCCTGCTAGTTGTTTACCTGAAAGCTCTAATGATAGACCAGTTACAACTAATACAACTAGTTTACCACCAGCAGCTCATTTGGATTCAGTTAGCAAATGTGACCCAAACAAAGTTGAGAAATATCTTGAACAGCCAGACGGGGCCTCTAGAAATCCTGTGCTATCATCCCATGTAGAAACTTCTTCATTTTCATATCAGAAAGCTAAAGAATCAAATAAGAAATCTTTACGCATGAATTCAGATAAGTTGGTTTTGTGGAAAGATGTAAAATCTCAGGGTAAAACTTTGTCAGCTGGCTTGAAATTCTATGAACGCATGGGTACTAAGGGCTCCTTAAGAGTTAAATCTCCTTCCAAATTAGCAGTAAACCCGAATAAAACTGACATGCCTTTTAATAAAGGAATCTTTGAAGATACTATTGCAAAGAACCATGAGGAATTCTTTTCTAATATGGATTGTACCCAAGAAGAAAAGCATTTGATTTTTAACAAGACAGCCTTTTGGGAACAGAAGTGCTCAGTGAGTTCTGAAATGAAGTTTGATTGTAGCTCTCTTCAGTCAGCATCTGATCAGCCCCAAGAGACTGCACAAGACTTCAATCTTTGGAAGGAGGAGCGAATTGACCAAGAAGATAACTATGAATCTAGAGGTTCAGAAATGAGTTTTGATTGCAGTTCCTCTTTTCATTCACTGACTGACCAATCTAAAGTGAGTGCCAAAGAAGTAAACCTTTCCAAGGAAGTACGTACTGATGTACAGTATAAGAATAATAAATCTTATGTTTCTAAAATAAGTTCTGATTGTGATGACATTCTTCACTTGGTTACCAACCAATCCCAAATGATTGTTAAAGAAATAAGTCTTCAGAATGCAAGGCATATTAGCCTGGTTGACCAAAGCTATGAATCTAGTAGTTCTGAAACGAATTTTGATTGTGATGCTTCACCTCAGTCCACTAGTGACTACCCCCAACAATCTGTAACAGAAGTAAACCTTCCTAAGGAAGTACACATTGGTTTGGTTGATAAGAACTATGGTTCCAGTAGCTCTGAAGTAAGTGCTGATTCTGTTTTCCCACTGCAGTCAGTGGTTGACCGACCCCCAGTGGCTGTCACAGAAACAAAACTTTGGAAGAAGGCTCATACTGGCTTGGTTGATAACTATGGATCGAGTTGTTCTGAAGCAAGTTTTGATTGTGATGTTTCTCTTGAGTCAGTAGTTGATCATCCCCAACTGACTGTCAAAGGAAGAAACCTGAAAGGTAGACAAGTCCACCTAAAACATAAGAAGCGTAAACCCAGTAGTGCTAAAGCACATCTTGATTGTGATGTCTCACTTGGGACAGTTGCAGATGAATCCCAGAGGGCTGTTGAAAAGATAAGTCTTCTGAAGGAGAAGAATGCTGACCTTATGGATATGAACTGTGAATCCCATTGTCCTGAAATGGGTTTTCAGGCTGATGCTCAATTAGCTGACCAGTCTCAAGTAGCAGAAATAGAGCCTCAGAAAGTGGATGTTGACCTTGAGAATAAGAGTGTTCAGTCTAGCAGTTCTTCTCTAAGTTCTGATTCTCCGGCTTCTCTTTATCATTCAGCTCATGATGAGCCTCAAGAAGCTTTGGATGAAGTAAATCTTAAAGAGTTAAACATTGACATGGAAGTTAAGAGCTATGATTGCTCCAGCTCTGAGTTGACTTTTGATTCTGATCCGCCTCTTCTCTCAGTTTCTGAGCAGTCTCATCTGGATGCTGAAGGAAAAGAACGGCACATTGACCTGGAAGATGAGAGCTGTGAGTCAGATAGTTCTGAAATAACTTTTGATTCTGATATTCCTCTTTATTCAGTAATTGAACAACCTGAAGTAGCTGTTTATGAGGAAGAAACTGTTGATCTGGAAAGTAAAAGTAATGAATCTTGTGTTTCTGAAATAACTTTTGATTCTGATATTCCTCTTCATTCAGGAAATGATCACCCTGAAGTAGCTGTTAAAGAAGTAATTCAGAAAGAAGAGTACATTCACTTAGAAAGGAAGAATGATGAACCCAGTGGTTCTGAAATAAGTTCGGATTCCCATGCCCCTCTTCATTCAGTGACTAATTCTCCCGAAGTAGCTGTTAAAAAGCTAAATCCTCAAAAAGAAGAGCAGGTACActtagaaaataaggaaaatgaacCTATTGATTCTGAAGTAAGTTTGGATTATAATATCATTTTTCACTCAATGACTAGACATTCTGAAGATCCCATTAAAGAAATAAGCCTTCACACAAAAGAGCACATGTACTTAGAAAATAAGAGTGTTTTTGAAACAAGTTTGGATTCTGATGTCCCTCTTCAGTCAGCGACTCACAAACCTGAAGTAATTGTCaaagaaacatggcttcaaaGAGAAAAGCATGCTGAATTCCAAGGTAGAAGTACTGAATTCAGTGGTTCAAAAGCAAGTTTAGATTCTGGTGTCCCTCATTATTCAGTAACTGAACCTCAAGTAGCTGttaacaaaataaacagaaagaagcaATATGTTCTAGAAAACAAGAATGATAAATGTAGTGGTTCTGAAATAATTTTGGATTCTAATGTTCCACCTCAGTCAATGACTGACCAACCTCAACTAGCTTTTTTGAAGGAAAAACATGTTAATCTGAAGGACAAAAATAGTAAATCAGGTGACTCTAAAATAACCTTTGATTCTGAACAACTTCAGGAAGCGGTTaaaaaaatagaccaatggaaggaAGAGGTTATTAGCCTGAAAAATAAGATTAATGAACCTAGTACTTATAAATTAATACATGATCCTGATGTTTCTGTCCAATCTGTGGCTGATCAACCCAAAGTAGCTATTAAACATGTAAACCTTGGGAATGAAAACCATATGTACTTGGAAGTTAAGAACAGCCAATATAGTTGTTCGGAAATGAATTTGGATTCTGGTTTCTTGGGTCAGTCAATAGTCAATCGACCTCAAATAACTATTTTGGAGCAGGAGCACATTGAACTAGAAGGTAAGCACAATCAATGTTGTGGTTCTGAAATAAGTTTTGATTCTGATGACCCTCTTCAGTCAGTGGCTGACCGGCTGAGAGAAACCGTTAAAGAAATAAGCCTTTGGAAGGATGAAGAAGTTGACATGGAAAGGAGAAATGAAGCTAAGGGTTTTGAAATTATGTATGATTCTGATGTTCTTCAGCCCCAACCTGAAGAAGTACTTAAGGAGGTCAGTCTTTGGAAAGAGCATGTTGACTTGGAAAATAAGATTGTCAAACCTACagattccaaaataaaatttgattctCATGAACTCCTTCAGTCCGTGACTAATAAAATTCCAGGGGTGAATAAAGAAATCAATCTTTTGAGGGAGGAACATGTTTGTCTGGATGATAAGGGCTATGTGCCCAGtgattctgaaataatttatgtttCAAATATCCCTCTTCAGTCAGTAATAAAACAACCACAAATTTTGGAAGAGGAACATGCCAGTCTGGAAGATAAGAGCAGTAATTCTTGTAGTCCTGAAGAAAGTTCTGATTCCAATGACTCTTTTCAGGTAGCAGCAGATGAGCTTCAAAAACCTGtcaaagaaataaatctttggaAGGAAGACCATATTTACCTGGAAGATAAGAGCTATAAATTAGGTGATTTTGATGTAAGTTATGCTTCTCATATTCCTGTTCAGTTTGTGACTGATCAATCTTCTGTACCTGTCAAAGAAATAAACTTGCAAAAGAAGGATCATAATGATCTAGAAAGTAAGAACTGTGAAGTTTGTGgttctgaaataaaatgtcattctTGTGTTCATCTTCAGTCAGAAGTTGACCAACCTCAGGTGTCTTACAAAGAGGCAGACCTTCAGAAGGAAGAGCATGTTGTCATGGAAGAAAAGACCGACGAACCTAGTGATTCAGAAATGATGTATGATTCTGATGTTCCTTTTCAAATAGTAGTTAACCAATTTCCAGGGTCAGTCAAAGAAACCCACCTTCCAAAGGTGGTACTTGTGAATCTGGTGCCCAGTGATAGTGATTATGAAGTAATTTCAGATGATATTCCCCTTCAGTTAGTGACTGACCCACCTCAGTTGACTATCAAAGATATCAACTGTATAAATACAGAATGTATTGATATAGAAGATAAGAGCTGTGACTTTTTTGGTTCTGAAGTCAGATGTAGTTGTAAAGCCTCTACTCCCTCAATGACAAACCAGTGCAAAGAgactttcaaaataataaaccGGAAGAAGGACTATATTATTCTGGGAGAGCCAAGTTGTCAATCTTGTGGTTCTGAAATGAATTTTAATGTTGATGCCTCTGATCAGTCCATGACTTACGAGTCACAAGGACCTGATGAGAAAATGGTGAAATATATTGACTCAGAAGATAAGACCTGTGGATATAATGGTTCTAAAGGAAAATTTAATTTGGAAGACACTTCTCATCGAACGACTCACCGACTGCAGAAAGCTCACAAAGAAGCCAACCTTCAGAAAGATCCAAGAAATGCTGGCCTAAAAGGTAAGAGCTGTCAGTCTAGTGCTTCTGCAGTGGATTTTGGTGCCTCTTCCAAGTCAGCGCTCCATCGAAGGGCTGATAAAAAAAAACGTTCGAAGCTAAAACATAGAGATCTAGAAGTGAGCTGTGAGCCAGATGGTTTTGAGATGAATTTTCAGTGTGCTCCCCCTCTTCTGTCTGATACTGATGAGCCTCAAGAAACTGTTAAGAAAAGACACCCTTGTAAGAAGGTATCTTTtgacttgaaagaaaagaaccGTGATTCCCAGTCAAGCTCTGTTCCCAAGATTGGTTCTGTAAGGAACCTGAAAAAAGCAAAAGATGTCATAGAAGATAATCCTGATGAACCAGTTCTTGAAGCCTTGCCTCATGTACCTCCTTCATTTGTGGGGAAAACATGGTCTCAGATAATGAGAGAAGATGACATAAAAATTAATGCTCTTGTGAAGGAGTTTAGGGAAGGTCGTTTCCACTGTTACTTTGATGATGACTGTGAGACCAAAAAAGTTTCTtcgaaggggaaaaaaaaggttaCCTGGGCTGACTTGCAAGGTAAGGAGGACACTGCACCAACTCAAGCTGTGTCAGAGAGTGATGATATTGTCTGTGGTATTTCAGATATTGATGACTTGTCAGTGGCCTTAGATAAACCATGCCATCGTCATCCTCCAGCAGAGAGGCCTCCTAAGCAAAAGTGGCGTGTGGCTTCTCAATGCCAGACAGCGAAAATCAGCCATAGTACTCAGACCAGTTATAAGAATTACCcagtgatgaaaagaaaaataattagacaaGAGGAAGACCCACCAAAAA gAGCAACCAAAACTCCAGTGCAGGAGATAATGATGCTGATGGACAAGGCTCTGCTTCAGCACCTTTAA